In Kitasatospora sp. NA04385, a single genomic region encodes these proteins:
- a CDS encoding TetR/AcrR family transcriptional regulator: MTAQMPEIPWHKPRKAEPRQPLSRSLIVETAVRVLDAEGLSGVTMRRVAQELGTGPASLYAHVSNKEELFDLVLERVVSEIRLPARPEPGRWKEQITEICFEAQRVLTSHRDVSLVSLGSIPLGESQLAITEFLLDLLLRVGLPPQVAAWALDGLGQLIDTDAYEASVYAERIARGTDIGEYFGQLHDFLLALPADRFPVLQGMADTMLTGEGDERYAFKIEVFLRGLESYLPADAPIGTSADAPAGRHRPSRHRLDA; this comes from the coding sequence ATGACCGCGCAGATGCCCGAGATCCCGTGGCACAAGCCGCGCAAGGCGGAGCCCCGGCAGCCGCTCAGCCGCTCGCTGATCGTGGAGACCGCGGTGCGGGTGCTGGACGCCGAGGGCCTGTCCGGGGTCACCATGCGCCGGGTCGCGCAGGAGCTGGGCACCGGCCCGGCCTCGCTGTACGCGCACGTCTCCAACAAGGAGGAGCTGTTCGACCTGGTGCTGGAGCGGGTGGTCTCCGAGATCCGGCTGCCGGCCCGGCCCGAGCCCGGGCGCTGGAAGGAGCAGATCACCGAGATCTGCTTCGAGGCGCAGCGGGTGCTGACCTCCCACCGCGACGTGTCGCTGGTGTCGCTGGGCAGCATCCCGCTGGGCGAGAGCCAGCTGGCGATCACCGAGTTCCTGCTCGACCTGCTGCTCCGGGTCGGCCTGCCGCCCCAGGTGGCGGCCTGGGCGCTGGACGGGCTCGGCCAGCTGATCGACACCGACGCGTACGAGGCGTCCGTCTACGCGGAGCGGATCGCCCGGGGCACGGACATCGGCGAGTACTTCGGCCAGCTGCACGACTTCCTGCTGGCGCTGCCCGCCGACCGCTTCCCGGTCCTGCAGGGGATGGCGGACACCATGCTGACGGGCGAGGGGGACGAGCGCTACGCCTTCAAGATCGAGGTGTTCCTGCGCGGCCTGGAGTCCTACCTGCCCGCCGACGCCCCCATCGGCACCTCCGCCGACGCCCCCGCCGGCCGGCACCGGCCGAGCCGCCACCGACTGGACGCCTGA
- a CDS encoding MFS transporter, translating into MTDAVGPTTAAPPSGGAAEPYRWRWVALFVILAAEVMDLLDSLVTNIAAPAIRADIGGGESTIQWLGAAYTLAMAIGLITGGRLGDIFGRRRMFMIGAAGFTLGSLACGLAQEPWQLVAARVLQGLLGAVMLPQGLGIMKEIFSPKEQGAAFGMFGPVMGLSTVGGPILAGWLVDADLAGTGWRMIFLINIPLGLFAFVGGRVFLPAREQGPTVRLDLLGALLAAVGAAAVIYPLVQGREQDWPLWAFALLAVGVAVFGLFGWYEARRKASGADPLVEPSLFAKRGFSGGMALGLVFFTAMTGFWLTFSLYTQLGLHYSAFKSGLTGIPSSIGMVIAFVASQALQKYGRKVMHVGLVVMLAGVLGLMYTLHSQGAAVTPWQMVPALAVSGLGMGLVMAPFFGMVLASVEPHETGSASGTLTSVQQLGAALGSAILGTVFFERLKGADFASAEQVTLWAEVGLLVVVFAAIFLLPMHGRPEHEGAEEGGPEEGALRKEGEHQPA; encoded by the coding sequence ATGACCGACGCGGTCGGCCCCACCACCGCGGCACCGCCCTCCGGCGGCGCCGCAGAACCCTACCGCTGGCGCTGGGTCGCGCTGTTCGTCATCCTCGCCGCCGAGGTGATGGACCTGCTGGACTCGCTGGTGACCAACATCGCCGCCCCCGCGATCCGGGCGGACATCGGCGGCGGCGAGTCCACCATCCAGTGGCTGGGCGCGGCCTACACGCTGGCGATGGCCATCGGCCTGATCACCGGCGGGCGGCTCGGCGACATCTTCGGCCGCCGCCGGATGTTCATGATCGGCGCGGCCGGGTTCACCCTCGGCTCGCTGGCCTGCGGCCTGGCCCAGGAGCCCTGGCAGCTGGTCGCCGCGCGGGTGCTGCAGGGCCTGCTGGGCGCGGTGATGCTGCCGCAGGGCCTGGGCATCATGAAGGAGATCTTCTCGCCCAAGGAGCAGGGCGCGGCCTTCGGCATGTTCGGCCCGGTGATGGGCCTGTCCACGGTCGGCGGCCCGATCCTGGCCGGCTGGCTGGTCGACGCCGACCTGGCGGGCACCGGCTGGCGCATGATCTTCCTGATCAACATCCCGCTCGGCCTGTTCGCCTTCGTCGGCGGCCGGGTCTTCCTGCCCGCCCGGGAGCAGGGCCCGACCGTCCGGCTCGACCTGCTCGGCGCGCTGCTGGCCGCCGTCGGCGCGGCCGCGGTCATCTACCCGCTGGTCCAGGGCCGCGAGCAGGACTGGCCGCTGTGGGCGTTCGCGCTGCTGGCGGTCGGCGTGGCGGTGTTCGGCCTGTTCGGCTGGTACGAGGCGCGGCGCAAGGCGTCCGGGGCCGACCCGCTGGTCGAGCCCAGCCTGTTCGCCAAGCGCGGCTTCAGCGGCGGCATGGCGCTCGGCCTGGTCTTCTTCACCGCGATGACCGGCTTCTGGCTGACGTTCAGCCTGTACACCCAGCTCGGCCTGCACTACAGCGCCTTCAAGTCCGGCCTGACGGGCATCCCGTCCTCGATCGGCATGGTGATCGCGTTCGTCGCCTCCCAGGCGCTGCAGAAGTACGGCCGCAAGGTGATGCACGTGGGCCTGGTGGTGATGCTGGCCGGCGTGCTGGGCCTGATGTACACCCTGCACAGCCAGGGCGCGGCCGTCACGCCGTGGCAGATGGTGCCCGCGCTGGCGGTCAGCGGTCTGGGCATGGGCCTGGTGATGGCCCCGTTCTTCGGCATGGTGCTGGCCTCGGTGGAGCCGCACGAGACCGGTTCGGCCTCGGGCACGCTGACGTCGGTGCAGCAGCTCGGTGCGGCCCTGGGCAGCGCCATCCTGGGCACCGTCTTCTTCGAGCGGCTGAAGGGCGCGGACTTCGCCAGTGCCGAGCAGGTCACCCTGTGGGCCGAGGTCGGCCTGCTGGTGGTGGTCTTCGCGGCGATCTTCCTGCTGCCGATGCACGGCCGTCCCGAGCACGAGGGCGCCGAGGAGGGCGGCCCGGAGGAGGGCGCGCTCCGCAAGGAGGGCGAGCACCAGCCCGCCTGA